One Oncorhynchus clarkii lewisi isolate Uvic-CL-2024 chromosome 28, UVic_Ocla_1.0, whole genome shotgun sequence genomic region harbors:
- the LOC139386829 gene encoding myeloid-associated differentiation marker homolog, with translation MPIVVVHSNPLFWVRLCALVFSCVAFAVTIHGAELKHGTGDWCVFCWAFSFAGTLLVLLVELFGLQTRAPVSWKNFPITFACYASLLCLSASIIFPLYFLKGQTSRNETHNYRIVATVFSCLATIAYMSEVSISKARPGEVAGYMATAPGLLKVCETFVACVIFVFISDPVSYNSHAALRWCLAVYCICFILSAAIIVLCICECTGCLPFPFARFLSAYALLAVIMYLSATIVWPIFTFDKEHGGTSSRPAFCGNSQGLCSWDKKMAVAVLTAVNFVLYLADLIYSARLVFITV, from the coding sequence ATGCCGATAGTGGTGGTGCACTCCAACCCCCTGTTCTGGGTGCGTTTGTGTGCTCTGGTCTTCTCCTGTGTGGCTTTTGCTGTGACCATCCATGGGGCTGAGCTCAAGCACGGTACAGgggactggtgtgtgttctgctgggCCTTCAGCTTCGCTGGGACTCTGCTGGTGTTGCTGGTAGAGCTGTTTGGCCTGCAGACCCGTGCCCCCGTCTCCTGGAAAAACTTCCCCATCACCTTCGCCTGCTATGCCTCcctgctctgcctctctgcctccatcATCTTCCCCCTCTATTTCCTCAAGGGCCAGACCTCCCGCAACGAGACTCATAACTACCGCATCGTGGCCACCGTCTTCTCCTGCCTGGCCACCATCGCTTACATGAGTGAGGTGAGCATCAGCAAAGCCCGGCCAGGTGAGGTAGCAGGTTACATGGCCACCGCCCCGGGTCTGCTGAAAGTGTGTGAAACCTTTGTGGCCTGCGTCATCTTTGTCTTCATCAGCGACCCGGTGTCCTACAACTCTCATGCTGCACTGAGGTGGTGCCTGGCCGTCTACTGCATCTGTTTCATCCTGTCGGCGGCCATCATTGTGCTGTGTATCTGCGAGTGCACTGGCTGCCTGCCTTTCCCCTTCGCCCGCTTCCTGTCTGCCTACGCCCTACTGGCTGTCATCATGTACCTCTCCGCTACCATCGTCTGGCCCATTTTTACATTTGACAAGGAGCACGGGGGCACTTCCTCCAGGCCCGCTTTCTGTGGTAACAGTCAAGGGCTGTGTTCATGGGACAAGAAGATGGCTGTGGCTGTGCTCACTGCAGTCAACTTTGTGCTCTACCTGGCAGACCTGATCTACTCTGCCCGACTGGTGTTTATTACTGTGTGA